A stretch of the Streptomyces venezuelae genome encodes the following:
- a CDS encoding NHL domain-containing thioredoxin family protein: MTSAASTPRRRARVRAPELIGKGGWLNTGGTELSLADLRGKIVIADFWTFCCINCLHVLDELRELEEKHRDTVVIIGVHSPKFVHEADHQAVVDAVERYEVHHPVLDDPELVTWKQYAVRAWPTLVVIDPEGYVVAQHAGEGHAHAIERLVEELEAEHEAKGTLRRGDGPYVAPEPEATHLRFPGKAVVLGNGNFLVSDSTRHQLVEIAPDGESVVRRIGSGERGFGPEAFSEPQGLALLPDGKVVVADTVNHALRVFDPESGAVETVAGTGRQWWQGSPTAGPAREVDLSSPWDVAWWQDRVWIAMAGVHQLWTWDPATGTVEAAAGTTNEGLVDGPAAEAWFAQPSGLAAAGDRLWIADSETSALRWIDTEGTVHTAVGTGLFDFGHRDGAAGHALLQHPLGVTALPDGSVAVCDTYNHALRRFDPATGQVSTLATDLREPSDAVLDGEEIVVVESARHRLTRLRLPEEAVRVDAVAHRTQRAATEVAGGALRLDVVFRAPTGQKLDTRYGPSTRLLVSSTPPELLAEGAGAGTDLFRELRLADGAGSGVLHVSAMAASCDDDPENEYPACHVHQQDWGVPVTVAAGGVSRLALVLAGMDDGDEGEGEGV; the protein is encoded by the coding sequence ATGACTTCTGCCGCGTCCACACCCCGACGACGTGCCCGTGTCCGCGCCCCCGAGCTGATCGGCAAGGGCGGCTGGCTGAACACCGGGGGCACCGAGCTCTCCCTCGCCGACCTGCGCGGGAAGATTGTGATCGCCGATTTTTGGACGTTTTGCTGCATCAACTGCCTGCACGTCCTCGATGAGCTCCGTGAGCTGGAGGAGAAGCACCGCGACACCGTCGTGATCATCGGGGTGCATTCGCCGAAGTTCGTGCACGAGGCCGATCACCAGGCCGTTGTCGATGCCGTCGAGCGGTACGAGGTCCACCACCCCGTGCTCGACGATCCCGAGCTGGTGACCTGGAAGCAGTACGCCGTCCGCGCCTGGCCCACGCTCGTCGTGATCGACCCCGAGGGGTATGTGGTCGCGCAGCACGCCGGCGAGGGGCATGCGCACGCCATCGAGCGGCTGGTCGAGGAGCTCGAGGCGGAGCACGAGGCCAAGGGGACGCTGCGGCGCGGGGACGGGCCGTATGTGGCGCCGGAGCCGGAGGCGACCCATCTGCGGTTCCCCGGCAAGGCCGTTGTGCTCGGCAACGGGAACTTCCTGGTGTCGGACTCCACGCGGCACCAGCTGGTCGAGATCGCCCCGGACGGGGAGAGCGTCGTACGGCGCATCGGCAGCGGGGAGCGCGGGTTCGGGCCGGAGGCGTTCAGCGAGCCGCAGGGGCTCGCGCTGCTGCCCGACGGGAAGGTCGTGGTGGCGGACACCGTCAATCACGCGCTGAGGGTGTTCGACCCGGAGAGCGGAGCGGTGGAGACGGTCGCGGGCACCGGCCGGCAGTGGTGGCAGGGCTCGCCCACCGCCGGCCCCGCCCGGGAGGTGGACCTGTCCTCGCCGTGGGACGTGGCCTGGTGGCAGGACCGGGTGTGGATCGCCATGGCCGGCGTGCACCAGCTGTGGACCTGGGACCCCGCGACGGGCACCGTCGAGGCCGCGGCCGGGACCACCAACGAGGGGCTCGTGGACGGGCCCGCCGCCGAGGCCTGGTTCGCGCAGCCGTCCGGGCTCGCCGCCGCCGGGGACCGGCTGTGGATCGCCGACTCCGAGACCTCCGCGCTGCGCTGGATCGACACCGAGGGGACGGTGCACACGGCCGTCGGGACCGGGCTGTTCGACTTCGGGCACCGGGACGGGGCCGCCGGGCATGCACTGCTCCAGCACCCGCTCGGAGTGACCGCGCTGCCGGACGGGTCCGTGGCGGTCTGCGACACGTACAACCACGCGCTGCGCCGGTTCGACCCGGCGACCGGGCAGGTCAGCACCCTCGCCACCGATCTGCGGGAGCCCAGTGACGCGGTGCTCGACGGCGAGGAGATCGTGGTCGTCGAATCGGCCCGGCACCGGCTGACCCGGCTGCGGCTGCCCGAGGAGGCGGTACGGGTGGATGCGGTGGCGCACCGCACGCAGCGGGCCGCCACCGAGGTGGCGGGCGGGGCGCTGCGGCTGGACGTGGTGTTCCGGGCGCCGACCGGGCAGAAGCTGGACACCCGGTACGGGCCGTCCACCCGGCTGCTGGTGTCCTCGACCCCGCCGGAGCTGCTCGCGGAGGGGGCGGGCGCCGGGACCGACCTGTTCCGGGAGCTCCGGCTGGCCGACGGGGCCGGCTCCGGTGTGCTGCACGTTTCGGCGATGGCCGCGTCCTGCGACGACGACCCGGAGAACGAGTACCCGGCCTGCCATGTGCATCAGCAGGACTGGGGGGTTCCGGTGACGGTCGCGGCCGGCGGGGTCTCCCGGCTCGCGCTGGTGCTGGCGGGCATGGACGACGGGGACGAGGGAGAAGGGGAGGGCGTGTGA
- a CDS encoding alpha/beta hydrolase family protein, whose product MMKNNLVRGAAAVVLAAVLGSLAVPVAAAAGPGPAPGPGPGWKPAVEATAAPQAAPRGTLLRVTPVAALGRDQVRAYEAESGVDTATVRYGVRAYRIEYATVTPEGRPTTATGLLTLPEGGPRRPDLVSDTHGTLAYRDGAPSGPLGWNRLTPYLHASAGRAVAAPDYLGLGGGPGPHPYLDTRSAVTASHDMLRAARTASGRLGRPLSRDVYVTGFSQGGQVAMALGRELSRPGSGFRLRALAPMAGPYDLAGQMTALTDGRTDPRSAVFYLSYFLTAQNRLHPLYRDPAEVFREPYAQRVAGLFDGSRSEEEIVAALPGTLDELLTPAWAELVRRPEGALLSVLRANSGVCDWRPGVPVRLYAAAGDRDVPIGHARACAAELAGNGVRARLVDQGPAADHNGTAIRSLGEVARWFDALSRP is encoded by the coding sequence ATGATGAAGAACAACCTGGTCCGCGGCGCCGCCGCCGTCGTGCTGGCAGCCGTGCTCGGCTCGCTCGCCGTGCCGGTGGCGGCGGCTGCCGGCCCCGGCCCTGCCCCCGGCCCCGGCCCCGGATGGAAGCCGGCCGTCGAAGCGACGGCCGCACCGCAGGCGGCCCCGCGCGGGACCCTGCTCCGGGTGACCCCGGTGGCCGCCCTCGGCCGGGACCAAGTACGGGCCTACGAGGCCGAGTCCGGGGTGGACACGGCGACCGTCCGGTACGGGGTGCGGGCCTACCGGATCGAGTACGCCACCGTCACCCCGGAGGGCCGCCCCACCACCGCGACCGGACTGCTGACCCTGCCCGAGGGCGGCCCGCGCCGCCCTGACCTGGTCTCCGACACCCATGGCACCCTCGCCTACCGCGACGGCGCGCCCTCGGGCCCGCTCGGCTGGAACCGGCTCACCCCCTACCTGCACGCCTCCGCCGGGCGGGCGGTGGCGGCGCCCGACTACCTCGGGCTCGGCGGCGGCCCCGGGCCGCACCCCTACCTGGACACCCGCTCGGCCGTGACCGCCTCCCACGACATGCTGCGCGCCGCCCGTACCGCGAGCGGCCGGCTCGGCCGGCCGCTCAGCCGCGATGTGTATGTCACCGGGTTCTCCCAGGGCGGGCAGGTCGCGATGGCCCTCGGCCGTGAACTCTCCCGCCCCGGCTCGGGGTTCCGGCTGCGCGCGCTGGCTCCGATGGCGGGCCCGTACGACCTGGCGGGCCAGATGACGGCGCTGACCGACGGCCGGACCGACCCCCGCAGCGCCGTCTTCTACCTCTCCTACTTCCTCACCGCGCAGAACCGGCTGCACCCGCTCTACCGGGACCCGGCGGAGGTGTTCCGGGAGCCGTACGCGCAGCGCGTGGCGGGGCTGTTCGACGGCAGCCGTTCCGAGGAGGAGATCGTCGCCGCGCTGCCGGGCACCCTCGACGAACTCCTCACCCCCGCCTGGGCCGAGCTGGTCCGCCGCCCGGAGGGCGCGCTGCTGTCGGTGCTGCGCGCCAACTCCGGTGTCTGCGACTGGCGGCCCGGTGTCCCGGTCCGCCTGTACGCGGCGGCCGGCGACCGGGACGTGCCGATCGGCCATGCCCGGGCCTGTGCCGCGGAGCTGGCCGGGAACGGGGTGCGGGCCCGGCTGGTGGACCAGGGGCCGGCCGCGGACCACAACGGCACCGCGATCCGGTCGCTGGGCGAGGTGGCCCGCTGGTTCGACGCCCTGTCCCGGCCCTGA
- a CDS encoding GNAT family N-acetyltransferase, translating into MTPDLRTGRLLLEAYRPEDEDEFVGLFQNPLVSRWMGEGTETEESDRALFGRIFDKVYAQGLFDVWAVRRAGGGPVIGHAEIKRTEQVDGHEIVYALAPEAWGSGLGTELARAVIGYGWATLGLAEVYATVAAPNEGSLVLLDRLGFRWVRDIAEEDGSTTRVLVLPRPAGG; encoded by the coding sequence GTGACGCCGGACTTGCGGACCGGGCGGCTGCTGCTGGAGGCGTACCGGCCGGAGGACGAGGACGAGTTCGTCGGGCTGTTCCAGAACCCGCTGGTCTCCCGGTGGATGGGCGAGGGCACGGAGACCGAGGAGAGCGACCGGGCCCTGTTCGGGCGGATCTTCGACAAGGTGTACGCACAGGGGCTGTTCGACGTCTGGGCGGTGCGCCGGGCCGGGGGCGGGCCGGTGATCGGGCATGCCGAGATCAAGCGGACCGAGCAGGTCGACGGGCACGAGATCGTGTACGCGCTGGCTCCGGAGGCGTGGGGGAGCGGGCTCGGCACCGAACTGGCCCGGGCGGTCATCGGGTACGGCTGGGCCACCCTCGGCCTGGCCGAGGTGTACGCGACGGTGGCCGCGCCGAACGAGGGCTCCCTGGTGCTGCTCGACCGGCTCGGGTTCCGGTGGGTGCGGGACATCGCGGAGGAGGACGGCAGTACCACCAGGGTGCTGGTGCTGCCGCGTCCGGCCGGCGGCTGA